TTGGCCACATCGCGCACAATTTGCGCATATACGTCGTGTGTGCCTGTTACGTGACCTGCCGAATCGAAACTGCGGCGTGCAACGGGTGTCAGCAAAACCGGGTTTGCTTTTTTGCTGCGGGTATCGGTTATATATTTAACCAGGTTGGATTTAAATACTTCTTCTGTAGTGTAGCTCTTTTTTGTTTTTACTTCATCGTTGTGCCCAAACTGCACAAATACGTAATCGCCTTCCTGCATGGCATCTACCACGGGCTGCCAGCGGCCTTCTTCCATAAACGTTCTGGTACTGCGGCCGTTCTGGGCGCGGTTGTCTACTTTTACCGTGGAATCAAAGAAATAAACAAAGGGCATTCCCCACCCTGTTTCGGGGTAGGTTTTCGGATCTTTTACCGACATCGTTGAATCGCCTATCAACCAAACAGTGATTTTCCTCTTTGGTGGCGCTACGAAGGCAACTAACATCGACAGTGCTATAATTAATCCTTTGTTCATCTTTGTATATTTCTGATTCGTGAATCGGGGCCACTCTCCCGGCCTTCCCAACCAGTCAACTACTTAACCAACTCATTCAAATACACCTCTATATTAGTATACTGCTTATCCAGTTTATAAGCCGATGCATCGCCGGCATCTGCGGGATTCAATGCATGTTTTGTTTCCCATGCATCGGGCATACCGTCCTGGTCTTTATCGGCTGGGGCCGGCAATGATTTCAGGGTGGGCCATGCGTTTACGGTTTTTTCATACTCCGTGCCATGGGGATAACCTCCCTGCACATCTACAAAATTACCGCTGCGGTGTTTTACATCATTGATAACCTTTGCATCGAGTTCGTCTCTTTTGAGACTGCAACCTACATTTTTCAATACCAGCTCATAGGCGTCCTGGGCGCTTTGCGTGGTAACGGGTGCGGCAGGAAAAGCAGCGTCTGCTTTTGCCAGGGACTGATCGTCGGCTTGTTTTTCACCAACCTGTACGCCCTGCCAGTTGTTACGGGTCACCTCAGCTGATCCATCCATATAATTCCCCGCTATAAAGAATTTCCCATAGGGCAATTTGGAATTTTTCCATGGGTTCATGATCCGGTATTGTACATCCTTTTTGGTATTGGGCCCGTTCTTGTAATAATTGTTCACCATATTGTACGTACCGCCTTCACCTGCATAGGCACTGTTAAGCCCCCAGTCGTAGATCACATTATTACGGAAATCAACAAACTCTTCGATACCCTGCCTGTTGCCATTGAACCGCGGATTTCGGCTGCTGCAATGCGCAAACAGGTTGTGGTGGCCCGATAAATGTTTTCCGCCCCAGATGCCGCCATAGCCATGGTGCTCATAATCTTTATCACCTGTTTCAAAGTGATAACTGTAGTTCAGGGGTTCTTCAATAAGGTTCCATTGCAGGGTGGTGCTGTCGCCATTGTATACCGAAAAAACCTCATCGGTACTCCAGCTTACAGAACAATGGTCAACAATGATGTTCCGGCGCCGGGTTCCGCCAAATGCGTCGTCCCCGCCATTGCCATCGACCATGCCGCCCTTTTGATTTTTATCGCCCATGCGGAACCGCATATAGCGTACAATGATGTTATCGCCACCCAGTCCCACCGAGTAATCTGCCAAACAAATCCCATCGCCGGGCGCTGATTGCCCGGCAATGGTTATGTTACCTTTTATTTCCAGTTTCGATTGTAAATGAATGGTACCTGAAACAGCAAATACTACCACCCGCGGTTCTTTTGCCTCTACTGCATGTCGAAAGCTCCCCGGGCCGCTGTCATCGAGCGTGGTTACCACATACACTTTACCACTCCGGCCGCCAGTGGTATACTGGCCAAATCCTTCTGCACCGGGAAAGGCAACGGTTTGGGCTTTTGCCGAAAAAAACATTGACAGGCAGCAAAAAACTGTTCCAAAAACATTTATTCTCTTTATCATACTCAAATTAGTTCTTACAAAACTCAGGTAAATATACCAGATGTGATATTTTTCAATTGTTAATACTGCCACCTGGGATCACCACAGGAAGATCTTCCGAAGAAGGTCACATCCTTATATACAAAGTTCCCGGCAGCAGGATTTGTAAACAGATCGGTGCTGGCTTTACCATAATCTGCCACATTAGCAATTGGATTGGTAGAAAAAATACAGTCCGTTGTTTTGTAAGTATTAAGGCCTACTGATGGCGCCGTGCCTGCACGAATACCTCTCGAATCGGTAGTCGAGATGGTTTTACCAATTATATTATTGGCAAATGTGAACGTTCCTATGATCTGTGCATTGTAGTCGATAAAATAACGGGTAACAGCCGTCGTGTTGTAAAAAGTATTGTTATCAACCTGCACAGTTGTTGAAGGCGCCAGGTTATGGTAAATCAGGGCAAACCCTATATTATAAAAAGTACTATTGGTAATAAAGATATTATTGAACTTACTGGTGGCTACCGTATTATTTATAAAGGCATAGTTTCCGCCACTGGAATTGCTAATGTCATATACAATACATTTATTTACTACTATTCTGTCGATATTGATGGGATTAGCGCCCTGCACACGCAACGGGGTGAATCCCATATTCCGGATAATACAGTTCTCAAAGTTGATCTCTGCGGTGGTGCTGCCTGCACTCTGGTTAAAAATATAGTTTCGTTTGGTAAGTGCCGGGTCTGCATTCTGATAACCGGTTATATCCAGGTTTTCGAATTTTATAACACCTGCCGTGGAAGGCAAAGTCATTACGTTAAATGCAAGAATAGGTCTGTTAGGCCCTGTTTGTCCCCAGATGGTAAACGATGCATTATTAGGCAGCACTATGGGATTGTCAGTTGTATATTTTGTTCCCTGTTGCAATACAAAAGTAGTTCCGGGAGCCGCTGTTGTTAAAATAGTGGCCAGGTCATCAGTTGGCTGTACCATTACTACATTGGCCCCTGTTGGCGTGCCTGCAAAAGAGGTAAATGTCAGGTAGCCTTTTTGAGCCGGCCCCAAGAAAATAGCCGCATCGTAGGTTGTTTTAGGCGTAAGAACTGAAATAGTTTTTGTACCTGCAGTAATATCGGCGGGATCCAGGTTCACGCTGATTGGCGTACCGGTTTTTGGAGTAAGCGTTATTTTGGTAAACCCCGGATTTACTACCCACCTGAGTGTAACTTTAGTGTCGGTAAGTTCACCATCCAGAATGGGTCGCATGTACTGTTCACCTTTAATGGGCGTCATGCTATTGCTGTGCAGCCAATGTGATTCTTCACTGTTACCTGCTGCATTGGCCTTTAACCGGGCAAAGTATTTTTGCTTAACGGCCAACTGTCTGTCGGTAACTGTTATCGAGGTATTTTTGGTAACCTGCGATAATTCAGGCGTTCCGGCAAACAGGGAATCTCTTGATAATTCAATAGTATAGGAAACATCGGCATTGCCGGTTGTATACAGCGATGCTTTCCATGACAGGGTAGCGATGGTATCGCCACTTACTACAGAAATATCACCCGGGATGAACATGCGCACCAGTTCATTGCTTCCCACGTCATCTTTTTTGCACGATACTATTCCCAAAGCCAGCGCCATTGCCGGCACTATAATTCCTTTATATTTATTTATTACGCTCTTCATTTTAGTAATGGTTTAGGTGGACGATTAATACCCCCAGTTCTGGGCCATGTTATAATTCAAATTGATCGCACTGGTAGGTATGGGGAACAGCTCTTTTTTATTCGCCTCAAACTTAACGGCATATCCTTTCAGATCGCCCGTGAGGTAATCTTCATTTACAGAAGCCCGCCAGTTTTTGGTAGTGTACCCTGTAGGGGCTGTGCTGCTTCCGGTACCTGGCGTAAACAATGCCTGCGAAACAGGAATGCCACCGGGAAAATCAAGGGTCTTTATTTCATCCACTGAAGCTACCAGGTTATAGGTGGCTGGTTTGGTGTATACATATAAAGGCAGGTTGGCGTAGCGGCCAGCACCGTTCATAAAGTCGCGCAGCTTTTGACGGGTTTCATCAATTTTACTCCCCAGCATGTTCCAGCGAATAAGGTCGTATTTACGAATGCCTTCGCCGCCAAATTCCAACAAACGCTCCTGTACAATTGCTTTAAAGAAACCGTCTTTGTCAGTTGGTGTTGTTCCCATCCGGGTTTCATACCCAATAAACGCACGCTTTCTTACTTTTTCATAAGCACTTATTGCATCGGCAGAAGGGCCATTGTTTATTTCATTATCGGCTTCAGCATACATTAACAGTACATCTGCAAAGCGCAGGATGGGCCAGTTGATGGCCAGGTTCTGCGATGTACCTGTAATATTTGTCCATGATCTTCTAAACTTGCCATCAGTCATGGTAGTGGCCACGTTCATGAGTTTTTTGCCGGCCGTATCGATCTCAAAAATATTGATGGTTACATCGCGACGGATATCACCGATAGAATCAAACTCGTAATAATAAGTTGGCAACGGGTTGATACCACCGCCGCCACCGCCAAATTTTGAACTGGTGCTGTGACGAAGGCCGTTATAATACCCCAGCTTACTATCGGTGGAGGCATTGCCGCCAAAGGCACCTACTTCAAACATCAGCTCATGCGCATCATCGAGGCGGGTGGCAGAATGCAGGGTCTTAAAGATATTTTCATACACCGGGTTCAACGAATGCTGTTCGGGGTGGGCAATGATCTCTTTGCATTCATCATAGGCGATCTGGTAGTATTTTTTGTAATCGGCCCGGCGCTCATTTTGATGGGTGTCCTGGCGCAGGCTGTAACCGCCACGTGCGAGCGCAATTCTTGCCCGCAGGCCTTTTACCGCGCCTTTGGTAATGCGAATGTTCTGATCGGGCGACTGGGTGCGCCAGGGAACCAGGTCACCTGCCAGTTTCAGATCATCGAGCAGCTTATCGTACAAGGTATCTGAACTAACTCTCGGCAGGTAAACGTTTGTCATGTCAGCGGCGGGCTCAAACTGGGCCGGCATATCGCCCCAGTTTCGGATAGCTTCATAAAAGAACTGTGCCCTGAGCGTCAACGCTTCCCCGTACAATTTTTGCAGGGTCGCTTTTTGCGCATCGGTACCATTAGTGTATAAATCTGATTTAGGAATATACTTGATACAAACATTGGCGCGCTCGATGCCTTTGAACAACTGGGCGAACGGGTTGGGCAGATCGGTATTATCGGGGCTGGCGCCATAACAACTGATACCCCGGCGATCCAATGCACTGTAGTCGCCTGAGGTTTTCATATCATCGGCCGACTGCGGGAACAAAGTCGCAATACGGCTTCCATACCCATTATCACCAATCAACATGGCATAAATACCGATCACGGCAGAGTTCATATTGGAAACGCTGCTGAATACCGACTCCTGGGTAAGGGTGGAGGGTGAATCGACGGTCAAATATTTTTTACACGACGCTGCAGATAAACCAACGAGGGCTACAGCAAGTAATATATTAAAAGTGTTCTTTTTCATTAGACTGTTTTTTTGTGCTTTCTCCTATGCTTCTTTATCAATCAGGTTCATTATTAAAAACTAACATTCACACCGCCCAGGAAGAACCGGCTGCGGGGGTATGCCGCATAATCTACACCAGGTGTAAGCGGGTTAGAACGGCGGGTATTTGCCTCCGGATCGTAACCTGTATATTTTGTAAAGGTGTACAGGTTGTTCACAGTTGCATAGATCCTGAACCTGGAGAACACTTTTGTTTTTTGTAACAGGCTTTGTGGTAATGAATAACCAATGGTTATATTCTGAATACGCAGGTACGACGCATCTTCAATGGCGAATGAATGCAGGAAATAGTTACCTACTGTGGGTGTCCAGTATTTAGCGTTTGCATTCATGGCGCTTAATGTGGCCGGGTCGGTTACCTTATTACCATTGTCATCAAACAATTTGTACCGGTTTTTCATAAGGGCCAGCATGTTATTGTCTTTATACTGGTAGGTAGTGGTAAATTCCAGCGCGTTGGCATTGTACTCTTTTGCGCCTACCGACCAGTTTACAAAAACGCTCATATCAAATCTTTTGTAGCTAAACTGCTGATTGAGGCCGCCGGTGAATTTAGGCTGTGCATTACCCAATACGGTCATATCATCCGCGCCTATAGTCATGTCTTTTGAGCCGGATAATTTTTTCAGCTTCAGATCGCCAGGCTGTGGCGCCCGGTTACCCAATGCAGCGGCAGAGCTGTTAGGCACATCAGGCTTCAACGTATAGGTTTGGTTAGATGCGTTGTAATTGAAATCATCTACGGTATAAAAACCATCGGTTACATAGCCATAGAACTGGCCAATTGGCTTACCCACTTCTACCTTGAAATCGTTCATGGAGTTCACCCAACCCGATTGTACCAGGTAAGAATTTAACGGATTACCCATAGGGTCGCGACCCAGGCTGCGGATCTCATTGCGGTTGTGTGCAATGTTAAAGGAAGCATTCCAGCTAAAATTCTTTGTGTTCATGATGTTGGCGGCCAACTGCAATTCAAGACCGGTATTAAGAGTTTTACCAACGTTTTGTTGCTGGAATGGATAACCTGTAGTAACAGGTACCTGCGCCGTCAGCAACAGGTCGCGGCTGGTGTTAAAATAATAATCGATAGATCCGTTGATGCGATTCCGCAGGATGGTGAAATCCAAACCAATGTTACGTGACACCGTGGTTTCCCATTTTAACCTCGGATTGGCAAACGCTGGTGGCGCAAGTCCAGGTGTTACAGATTCATCAAACGCATAGCTTGAAGTAGTGGTGGTATATGTTGTTCTGAACAGGTCGTTATCGATGCGGTTATTTCCAGCGGTACCCATACTGGCCCTTAACTTCAGATCAGAAATAAAAGAAACGTTCTCCATAAACGGTTCCTGCGAAATACGCCAGGCAGCTGCAAAGGCAGGGAAAGCGCCCCAGGCATTCTGATACAGGAATTTGCTCGACCCATCGTACCGCAGGGTTCCTGTTAACAGGAATTTGTCTTTATAAGAATAGTTTGCCCGGCCAAAGAAAGAAGCCAGTTTGTTTGACAACTCTGAAGTAGTTGGCGGGTCCTGGATCTGACCTGTAGGCGGCGTTGCTTTTTGAATACCGGCAAATGCCTGGTCAACGGTAAGGTCAACCGGCATCCACTTTATAGTGCTGTTAAACGACGTTAATTTGGTTTGATATATTTCCTGACCAACCACCACATCGAATCTATGATCGCCTATCGTTTGTTTGTAGGTGATGGTATTGGAGTTGGTTAGCGAAACATTATCATAGGTATTAATACCAACCACCGGCATATTGGCATTCTGACGCGCCAATGCGGTTACCTTGCCGCTGTAGGCATTTACCTTTTCATTATAAGCAGTTACGCCCACTACCGATTTAACCGTAAGATTGGGCAGGATATCGTAACTGGCATAGCCGTTAACAATGACATCGTTCTTGTAATCGTATTTCAACTCGTTATGCGCCAGCATTACCGGGTTGGTGAGGTTGGTAAGGTTGGCATAATCGGCATCGAACTGGTCGATACCCGTATTATCCTCTTCACCCGGGGCAACAAATGGCTTGTAACGTACTGCATTGCGTAAGCGATTGGTTCCCTGCGAACCTGTGTTGGAGGTTCCTACGCCATCTATACGCTGGCGGCTGTACCGGGCACTGAAGCCAACCCGGAATTTATCGGTAGCGCGGTGATCGAATTTTAAAGAAGCCAGCGTACGGCGATAGCCCGATTCCAACATGATGCCATCTTCTTTACTATTACTCACGTTCACGTTGAAAGTAGTTGCTTTTGAACCGCCGGTCACTGAAACCACATGGGTATTATTCACGGCATTGCGGCCAAACACCTCGTTCTGCCAATTGGTAAATGGCATCTTTTTATAAATATCAAGATCTTCCCAACGGCCATAGGTTTTTGCAAACGTAGCTTTATCATCGGTACTGCCATTATAACGTTGGTACTGATACATTACATAGTCATACGGATTCAGTACATCCAGGGTCTTCGTGATCTGTCTTACCCCGGCGTACCCATCGTACGATACGCGGGTTGGCATATCCTTACCGCCCTTGGTAGTAATTACCACCACACCATTGGCGCCGCGGGCTCCATACACAGCTGTTGAAGCGGCGTCTTTCAACACGTTGATGGTCTCAATTTCCTGTGGCGCCAAAAGCGACAGCGCGTTATCAACCGGAATACCATCAACTATATAGAGTGGTGTATTGTCCTGTGAAATAGAACCACCGCCACGCACCCGCACCAAAATGTCGGCGCCGGGACGGCCTTCTGTTGTAGTTACCTGCACACCGGCCAGGCGGCCGGCCAGTGCTTCGGCTACTGTATTCACTGGCACATCTTTCAGGTCTTTTGTGCTCACAGATGAAACAGAGCCTGTCAGGTCTTTTTTCTTCGCAGTTCCATAACCGATCACCACTACATCATCCAGGCTGTTGTCTTCCTTTATCAGGGAAACAGTAATAGGATTAATGCCGTCGGTAATGGCTTCCTGCTGTTTATAACCCAGGTAGCTGAATACCAGCGTCAGTTTTCCCGATTCGCCGGGAATGGTAAAAATAAATTTACCGGCAACATCTGTTGTGGTGCCGTTGTGGGTGCCTTTCACGATCACGCTCACACCGGATACTGGCGCACCTTTGTCATCGGTGACCGCTCCTTTGATCTGTCTTGATTGTGCAAATAGGAAAATGGGCAAAATGAGGGAAAGGACTACAAATGTAATTCTTGTGGTCATATGGCGGTTTCGTTTTGGGGTTCTTTATATACAGGACTCTTTAAGGCTTTACGCC
The Niastella koreensis GR20-10 genome window above contains:
- a CDS encoding pectate lyase family protein, producing the protein MIKRINVFGTVFCCLSMFFSAKAQTVAFPGAEGFGQYTTGGRSGKVYVVTTLDDSGPGSFRHAVEAKEPRVVVFAVSGTIHLQSKLEIKGNITIAGQSAPGDGICLADYSVGLGGDNIIVRYMRFRMGDKNQKGGMVDGNGGDDAFGGTRRRNIIVDHCSVSWSTDEVFSVYNGDSTTLQWNLIEEPLNYSYHFETGDKDYEHHGYGGIWGGKHLSGHHNLFAHCSSRNPRFNGNRQGIEEFVDFRNNVIYDWGLNSAYAGEGGTYNMVNNYYKNGPNTKKDVQYRIMNPWKNSKLPYGKFFIAGNYMDGSAEVTRNNWQGVQVGEKQADDQSLAKADAAFPAAPVTTQSAQDAYELVLKNVGCSLKRDELDAKVINDVKHRSGNFVDVQGGYPHGTEYEKTVNAWPTLKSLPAPADKDQDGMPDAWETKHALNPADAGDASAYKLDKQYTNIEVYLNELVK
- a CDS encoding SusC/RagA family TonB-linked outer membrane protein, which gives rise to MTTRITFVVLSLILPIFLFAQSRQIKGAVTDDKGAPVSGVSVIVKGTHNGTTTDVAGKFIFTIPGESGKLTLVFSYLGYKQQEAITDGINPITVSLIKEDNSLDDVVVIGYGTAKKKDLTGSVSSVSTKDLKDVPVNTVAEALAGRLAGVQVTTTEGRPGADILVRVRGGGSISQDNTPLYIVDGIPVDNALSLLAPQEIETINVLKDAASTAVYGARGANGVVVITTKGGKDMPTRVSYDGYAGVRQITKTLDVLNPYDYVMYQYQRYNGSTDDKATFAKTYGRWEDLDIYKKMPFTNWQNEVFGRNAVNNTHVVSVTGGSKATTFNVNVSNSKEDGIMLESGYRRTLASLKFDHRATDKFRVGFSARYSRQRIDGVGTSNTGSQGTNRLRNAVRYKPFVAPGEEDNTGIDQFDADYANLTNLTNPVMLAHNELKYDYKNDVIVNGYASYDILPNLTVKSVVGVTAYNEKVNAYSGKVTALARQNANMPVVGINTYDNVSLTNSNTITYKQTIGDHRFDVVVGQEIYQTKLTSFNSTIKWMPVDLTVDQAFAGIQKATPPTGQIQDPPTTSELSNKLASFFGRANYSYKDKFLLTGTLRYDGSSKFLYQNAWGAFPAFAAAWRISQEPFMENVSFISDLKLRASMGTAGNNRIDNDLFRTTYTTTTSSYAFDESVTPGLAPPAFANPRLKWETTVSRNIGLDFTILRNRINGSIDYYFNTSRDLLLTAQVPVTTGYPFQQQNVGKTLNTGLELQLAANIMNTKNFSWNASFNIAHNRNEIRSLGRDPMGNPLNSYLVQSGWVNSMNDFKVEVGKPIGQFYGYVTDGFYTVDDFNYNASNQTYTLKPDVPNSSAAALGNRAPQPGDLKLKKLSGSKDMTIGADDMTVLGNAQPKFTGGLNQQFSYKRFDMSVFVNWSVGAKEYNANALEFTTTYQYKDNNMLALMKNRYKLFDDNGNKVTDPATLSAMNANAKYWTPTVGNYFLHSFAIEDASYLRIQNITIGYSLPQSLLQKTKVFSRFRIYATVNNLYTFTKYTGYDPEANTRRSNPLTPGVDYAAYPRSRFFLGGVNVSF
- a CDS encoding RagB/SusD family nutrient uptake outer membrane protein — its product is MKKNTFNILLAVALVGLSAASCKKYLTVDSPSTLTQESVFSSVSNMNSAVIGIYAMLIGDNGYGSRIATLFPQSADDMKTSGDYSALDRRGISCYGASPDNTDLPNPFAQLFKGIERANVCIKYIPKSDLYTNGTDAQKATLQKLYGEALTLRAQFFYEAIRNWGDMPAQFEPAADMTNVYLPRVSSDTLYDKLLDDLKLAGDLVPWRTQSPDQNIRITKGAVKGLRARIALARGGYSLRQDTHQNERRADYKKYYQIAYDECKEIIAHPEQHSLNPVYENIFKTLHSATRLDDAHELMFEVGAFGGNASTDSKLGYYNGLRHSTSSKFGGGGGGINPLPTYYYEFDSIGDIRRDVTINIFEIDTAGKKLMNVATTMTDGKFRRSWTNITGTSQNLAINWPILRFADVLLMYAEADNEINNGPSADAISAYEKVRKRAFIGYETRMGTTPTDKDGFFKAIVQERLLEFGGEGIRKYDLIRWNMLGSKIDETRQKLRDFMNGAGRYANLPLYVYTKPATYNLVASVDEIKTLDFPGGIPVSQALFTPGTGSSTAPTGYTTKNWRASVNEDYLTGDLKGYAVKFEANKKELFPIPTSAINLNYNMAQNWGY
- a CDS encoding DUF5123 domain-containing protein, translated to MKSVINKYKGIIVPAMALALGIVSCKKDDVGSNELVRMFIPGDISVVSGDTIATLSWKASLYTTGNADVSYTIELSRDSLFAGTPELSQVTKNTSITVTDRQLAVKQKYFARLKANAAGNSEESHWLHSNSMTPIKGEQYMRPILDGELTDTKVTLRWVVNPGFTKITLTPKTGTPISVNLDPADITAGTKTISVLTPKTTYDAAIFLGPAQKGYLTFTSFAGTPTGANVVMVQPTDDLATILTTAAPGTTFVLQQGTKYTTDNPIVLPNNASFTIWGQTGPNRPILAFNVMTLPSTAGVIKFENLDITGYQNADPALTKRNYIFNQSAGSTTAEINFENCIIRNMGFTPLRVQGANPINIDRIVVNKCIVYDISNSSGGNYAFINNTVATSKFNNIFITNSTFYNIGFALIYHNLAPSTTVQVDNNTFYNTTAVTRYFIDYNAQIIGTFTFANNIIGKTISTTDSRGIRAGTAPSVGLNTYKTTDCIFSTNPIANVADYGKASTDLFTNPAAGNFVYKDVTFFGRSSCGDPRWQY
- a CDS encoding rhamnogalacturonan acetylesterase, which produces MNKGLIIALSMLVAFVAPPKRKITVWLIGDSTMSVKDPKTYPETGWGMPFVYFFDSTVKVDNRAQNGRSTRTFMEEGRWQPVVDAMQEGDYVFVQFGHNDEVKTKKSYTTEEVFKSNLVKYITDTRSKKANPVLLTPVARRSFDSAGHVTGTHDVYAQIVRDVAKENNVPLIDLDKEGQALYQQWGVEKSKLLFNQLAPGDHPNYPQGKEDNTHFNELGARMIAQIVLKNIRSLNLELVERVRK